Proteins encoded together in one Lachnospiraceae bacterium JLR.KK008 window:
- a CDS encoding restriction endonuclease PLD domain-containing protein, producing the protein MEFLVSNYPPLKTGCKTFADTFYGLIPQTSKLDIAVGYVSSDALIELQKTIELNCNIQALNLIVGMHYFDKFTKVQYNAAMHLNEFLTENNMGGVRLVTAFRYHGKLYSYSNDKGPFACIIGSNNLSSIIDGGVRVYENSVLLQEQNATKEMSGFISQLAQTATKNIAELDINEFNQENPLLEGHEFVKRLSPHDIALAMYAKTKTSFEIPIKPYEISPQSNLNVFFGKGRESKNGLVKPRHWYEVELIVPKNVTSQEGYPQSKTENAVFTVITDDGWSFKCKVSGDYSKNFRSEGDLKILGKWLKGRLENAGVLKVGEPVTAKTLKDYGRDTFTLTKTITPGIWFLDFEVKK; encoded by the coding sequence ATGGAATTTTTGGTTTCTAATTACCCTCCATTAAAAACAGGGTGCAAAACATTTGCAGATACATTTTACGGTCTTATTCCGCAGACATCTAAATTAGATATTGCTGTGGGATATGTTTCTTCTGATGCTCTGATAGAATTACAAAAAACGATTGAGTTGAATTGTAACATACAGGCACTAAATTTAATTGTGGGGATGCACTATTTTGACAAATTCACAAAGGTTCAATACAACGCAGCAATGCATTTGAATGAATTTCTCACAGAAAATAACATGGGCGGCGTCAGGCTGGTCACTGCTTTCCGCTACCATGGAAAGCTATATTCATATAGCAATGATAAAGGCCCGTTTGCGTGTATTATAGGCTCTAATAATCTTAGCAGCATAATAGATGGCGGTGTAAGGGTTTATGAAAATTCTGTACTCCTACAGGAACAAAATGCTACAAAGGAAATGAGCGGGTTTATCTCGCAGCTTGCGCAGACAGCCACTAAAAATATTGCAGAACTTGATATAAATGAGTTTAATCAGGAGAATCCTTTGCTTGAAGGACATGAATTTGTAAAAAGACTTTCTCCGCATGATATAGCACTTGCAATGTATGCAAAGACAAAAACATCATTCGAAATTCCAATTAAGCCGTATGAGATATCGCCACAAAGCAATCTGAATGTTTTCTTTGGGAAAGGACGAGAATCGAAAAACGGGCTTGTAAAACCGCGGCATTGGTATGAGGTTGAATTGATTGTTCCTAAAAATGTCACAAGTCAGGAAGGATATCCTCAAAGTAAAACAGAGAATGCAGTTTTCACAGTTATTACGGATGACGGATGGTCTTTTAAGTGCAAGGTTAGCGGAGATTATAGTAAAAACTTCCGCTCAGAGGGAGATTTAAAAATTCTTGGGAAGTGGCTTAAAGGACGCTTAGAAAATGCAGGAGTATTAAAAGTTGGAGAACCAGTGACAGCAAAAACATTGAAAGATTACGGTCGGGATACATTTACGCTTACCAAAACGATAACGCCGGGAATCTGGTTTCTTGATTTTGAGGTGAAGAAATGA
- a CDS encoding DNA cytosine methyltransferase has product MDNTKDFTYKPKIVSIFSGCGGLDFGFHMEGYETVWANDFAEWACKSFAANFGDVIRYKDITQINPYKDKTIPECDLVLGGFPCQDFSIIWKQPGLNGTRGGLFRHFAEFVDGKKPKAFVAENVKGLLTANGGKAIDTIVKDFESIAPGYVVKPHLYNFAEYGVPQFRERVLFVGIRIDTGFDFVHPKPTHGPNGDLPYVTAGEALVGVEQVSTNNELINIKEKTKKMLELIPEGGNFTDIPKDNPLYVKGMISHVYRRIKRDEPAKTIIAAGGGGTWGYHYPEPRPLTNRERARLQSFPDNFIFEGNVTEVRRQIGNAVPPVGVREVAKRLRPLFTGDYKPIDLMPEYEKMKTMTIKQRLEYVTAQMN; this is encoded by the coding sequence ATGGATAATACAAAGGATTTTACATATAAGCCGAAAATCGTGTCAATTTTTTCGGGATGCGGAGGACTTGATTTTGGCTTTCATATGGAGGGATACGAAACTGTATGGGCAAATGATTTTGCGGAATGGGCTTGTAAATCGTTTGCGGCAAATTTTGGAGATGTTATCCGCTATAAGGATATAACACAGATAAATCCATATAAAGATAAAACCATACCAGAATGTGATTTAGTTCTGGGTGGTTTTCCATGCCAGGATTTTTCGATTATTTGGAAACAACCAGGACTGAATGGAACAAGAGGAGGGCTGTTTAGACATTTCGCAGAATTTGTTGACGGCAAAAAGCCAAAGGCCTTTGTGGCGGAGAATGTAAAGGGTTTGCTGACTGCAAATGGAGGGAAAGCTATTGACACTATTGTAAAAGATTTCGAGAGTATTGCACCGGGATATGTTGTTAAACCTCATTTATATAATTTTGCGGAATATGGAGTCCCTCAGTTTAGGGAGCGGGTTTTGTTTGTCGGGATAAGAATAGACACAGGGTTTGATTTTGTTCATCCGAAGCCGACACATGGGCCAAATGGGGATTTGCCGTATGTTACCGCTGGAGAGGCACTTGTTGGTGTAGAGCAGGTTTCAACTAACAATGAATTGATCAATATTAAAGAAAAAACAAAGAAGATGTTGGAACTCATACCGGAAGGCGGTAATTTTACTGATATCCCGAAAGATAATCCGCTGTATGTTAAAGGCATGATCAGCCATGTTTATAGACGGATTAAACGGGATGAACCGGCAAAAACAATTATCGCTGCCGGAGGTGGAGGCACATGGGGATATCATTATCCGGAGCCTCGTCCTTTGACCAATCGGGAAAGGGCAAGACTGCAATCTTTTCCGGATAACTTTATTTTTGAAGGGAACGTCACAGAGGTTCGCAGGCAGATTGGAAACGCTGTCCCGCCTGTGGGTGTCCGGGAAGTAGCAAAACGCCTGCGCCCGTTATTTACAGGTGATTATAAACCGATTGATTTAATGCCGGAATATGAAAAGATGAAAACTATGACGATAAAACAGCGTCTTGAATATGTGACAGCACAAATGAACTAA
- a CDS encoding recombinase family protein codes for MANIYGYIRVSSRDQNEDRQRLAFQELAIPTKNVFIDKQSGKDFDRLAYKRMVRRMKKDDLLYIKSIDRLGRNYAEILEQWRILTKENGIDIVVLDMPLLDTRRGKDLMGTFLSDIVLQVLSFVAENERTNIRQRQAEGIAAAKARGVRFGRPPSPLPENFHEVYQLWKSGKVTGTAAAELCGMPLSTFRYRAEIYQKAKLL; via the coding sequence ATGGCGAACATATATGGATATATCCGGGTCAGCAGCCGTGACCAGAATGAGGACAGGCAGAGGCTGGCATTCCAGGAACTGGCTATCCCGACAAAGAATGTTTTTATAGATAAGCAGTCCGGCAAGGATTTTGACCGTCTGGCTTATAAGAGAATGGTACGGCGGATGAAAAAGGATGACCTGCTTTATATTAAAAGCATAGACCGGCTGGGACGCAATTATGCGGAGATACTGGAACAGTGGCGGATTCTTACTAAGGAGAATGGGATTGACATTGTGGTGCTGGATATGCCACTTCTGGATACCCGGCGGGGCAAAGACCTGATGGGAACGTTCTTAAGCGACATTGTATTACAGGTGCTGTCTTTTGTGGCGGAGAATGAACGGACAAACATTCGGCAGCGGCAGGCGGAAGGGATCGCAGCGGCGAAAGCCAGAGGTGTGCGCTTCGGAAGGCCTCCAAGCCCCCTGCCGGAGAACTTTCATGAAGTCTACCAGCTATGGAAATCCGGGAAAGTTACTGGAACGGCAGCGGCGGAACTATGCGGTATGCCACTGTCTACATTCCGTTACCGGGCAGAAATTTACCAAAAAGCCAAGTTATTGTAA
- a CDS encoding molecular chaperone: MKKLSKYERETIVNFNEGESEASVYTFNADLKRRLAEFSRKYPLLCRLERTTPEGSVTYVLDKSRLSIRLVPPYSEERRAAARAYAKEHGFQPVKAIQDIA; encoded by the coding sequence ATGAAGAAGCTGTCTAAATATGAGAGAGAAACAATCGTGAACTTCAATGAGGGGGAATCTGAGGCCAGTGTTTATACGTTTAATGCGGATTTGAAGCGCAGGCTGGCGGAGTTCAGCCGTAAGTATCCGCTATTGTGCCGATTGGAGAGAACCACGCCGGAAGGCAGCGTGACCTATGTATTGGATAAATCCCGGCTGTCTATCCGGCTTGTGCCACCCTACAGCGAAGAACGCCGGGCAGCGGCAAGGGCTTATGCAAAAGAGCATGGGTTCCAGCCGGTTAAGGCCATACAGGATATTGCATGA
- a CDS encoding helix-turn-helix domain-containing protein codes for MSDNKKLKNYDDLPLVLDVSDIRRIMGISRASAYELVHTPGFPAFRSGRLIKVSKKAFFDWMSKGTGNVQEQ; via the coding sequence ATGAGCGACAACAAAAAATTAAAAAACTATGATGATCTCCCTCTGGTTCTGGATGTATCGGACATCCGGCGCATTATGGGAATTTCAAGAGCGAGCGCCTATGAGCTGGTTCACACGCCGGGATTCCCGGCATTCAGGAGCGGCAGGCTGATTAAAGTCAGTAAGAAAGCATTTTTTGACTGGATGTCAAAAGGCACCGGGAATGTGCAGGAGCAGTAA
- a CDS encoding TnpV protein produces MEKLPKYTHENGIDYVLVGDYYIPMLTLPEENRPIGRWGRMHQKYLKENRPGYYSSLLLTGKLWTYLADLDEQAQERLDRIAEQMQVAEGVTEELKADDQLEWVRRCNSIRSRAEEIVRAELIYV; encoded by the coding sequence ATGGAGAAATTGCCGAAATACACACATGAGAACGGCATTGACTATGTTCTTGTCGGGGATTACTATATCCCCATGCTGACACTGCCGGAGGAAAATCGCCCTATCGGTCGTTGGGGGCGGATGCACCAGAAGTATTTAAAAGAAAACCGCCCCGGATATTACAGCAGCTTGCTTCTTACTGGAAAATTATGGACATATCTTGCTGACCTGGACGAACAGGCACAGGAACGGCTGGACAGAATTGCAGAGCAGATGCAGGTCGCTGAGGGTGTGACAGAGGAATTGAAAGCGGATGACCAGCTTGAATGGGTGCGCCGCTGCAATTCTATCCGAAGCCGTGCGGAAGAAATCGTCCGTGCAGAACTGATCTATGTGTAA
- a CDS encoding ATP-binding protein, with the protein MYKCPIDFYTENIIFNADKSCWGAFRLTGYDYDFLNKSEKIGVLFQTARFLAGILSEVQILVLPMGQNIEEHYKALREGLDREDVLYDTARGYTDQVEVYLKERSLESDNHDYRTYLFVKIEDLGGSDLISSMSHAWQYFIKDPVNAINVYLSVDTKDILMSRVQRVKKAADDWYFSQNQKMSMNEVCGEELQWIFRRVAYRGLKEEIPLFYENADQGVWQPKYRMDRVGREEVIHPWGRDIVNLFSGSITTKERTIRVEHDRAVSYQTFLAVTGLPDEWEFPGNEWLYELQKENLQAEVCIHIKAIECRGAQRKIDLKKREIDSQSENAEKGGAEIPDDLYTGREYAAALENEIKTNKDPVLNTSITICVAADQKKQLEERATTIREKYQDMNFVIERPIADQIKLFLSFIPTVGATIKDYIMPITPTTLASGVIGVNRELGDGKGGYIGTTGEEEKNVFLDMGLACLRNKSASATFFGNLGFGKSFNANLLVFLTVMYGGYGLIFDPKGERSHWESEFSMLRGLISTVTLSADAGNTGMLDPYNIYSGDPDEANELAINVITEMFQYSSNSMEYTALLEAANRMSEDTSGKKPSLMRLSEILEEFDPEDDLYKPARMTARQIRLRRSAGMARLLIGEGGEQTISLDNRLNILQIQNLKLPSPETSKADYTTEESISTVIMMVLSHFAKKFALIKRNVFSVILFDESWALAKTTEGVKMYDYLTRMGRSLYTGCIFNGHSVLDLPTEAIKNTITYKFCFCTTNENEAVRMCEYLGLEPNAQNKAAIMNMGNGECMFQDLDKHVGILRFDAVFQDIIDVFSTTPKARTDETENDVLEEERTEKESGEEAAALEIADADMDWEEGIKDPEETDLDFDLDLSGWMKEMPKKVQLMAVPTEEEEIPPEEKQEIPTREDVEVDYEKIMRDMTYLLVKSSVALNFTWTGTRSAGF; encoded by the coding sequence ATGTATAAATGTCCGATCGATTTCTACACGGAAAATATTATTTTTAATGCCGATAAGAGTTGCTGGGGCGCCTTCCGGCTGACCGGATATGACTATGATTTTCTGAATAAGAGTGAAAAAATAGGCGTGCTGTTCCAGACGGCGCGTTTTCTGGCCGGGATCCTGTCGGAAGTACAGATTCTTGTCCTGCCGATGGGACAGAACATCGAGGAGCATTACAAGGCGTTAAGAGAGGGGCTGGATCGGGAAGATGTCCTGTATGACACGGCGCGTGGTTATACGGATCAGGTGGAAGTCTATCTGAAGGAACGGTCGCTGGAGTCGGACAATCATGATTACCGCACGTATCTGTTCGTGAAGATCGAGGACTTAGGAGGCAGTGATCTGATCTCCAGCATGAGCCATGCCTGGCAGTATTTTATCAAAGACCCGGTCAATGCGATCAATGTGTATTTGAGCGTAGACACAAAGGATATTCTGATGAGCAGGGTGCAGCGCGTGAAGAAGGCCGCGGATGACTGGTATTTCTCGCAAAATCAGAAAATGAGTATGAACGAAGTATGCGGGGAGGAGCTGCAATGGATCTTCCGCAGGGTGGCTTATCGGGGACTGAAGGAGGAGATCCCGTTGTTTTATGAGAACGCGGATCAGGGAGTGTGGCAGCCCAAATACCGCATGGATCGGGTCGGCAGAGAAGAAGTGATCCATCCGTGGGGAAGAGACATCGTCAATCTGTTTTCCGGCAGTATCACGACAAAGGAACGGACGATCCGGGTGGAGCATGACAGAGCCGTCTCCTATCAGACTTTTCTTGCCGTGACAGGTCTGCCCGATGAATGGGAGTTCCCGGGAAACGAGTGGCTGTATGAGTTGCAAAAAGAGAATCTTCAGGCGGAAGTGTGTATTCATATCAAAGCGATCGAATGCAGAGGCGCGCAGCGTAAGATTGATCTGAAAAAGCGGGAGATAGACAGCCAGAGCGAAAATGCGGAAAAAGGCGGTGCGGAGATCCCGGATGATCTGTATACCGGCCGGGAATATGCCGCCGCACTGGAAAACGAGATCAAGACGAACAAAGATCCGGTACTGAATACATCAATCACAATCTGTGTCGCTGCTGATCAGAAAAAACAACTGGAAGAACGGGCGACAACGATCCGGGAAAAGTACCAGGACATGAATTTTGTCATCGAGAGGCCGATCGCGGATCAGATCAAACTGTTTTTATCGTTTATCCCTACCGTTGGAGCAACGATTAAAGACTATATCATGCCGATCACGCCGACAACACTGGCCAGCGGTGTGATTGGCGTCAACAGGGAACTGGGGGACGGAAAAGGCGGATACATAGGGACGACAGGCGAGGAAGAAAAAAATGTCTTTCTGGATATGGGGCTTGCCTGTCTGCGGAATAAATCGGCTTCTGCGACTTTCTTTGGAAACCTGGGTTTTGGCAAGTCTTTCAATGCGAATCTACTGGTTTTTCTCACGGTAATGTATGGCGGTTATGGTCTGATCTTTGACCCCAAAGGGGAGAGAAGCCATTGGGAAAGCGAATTTTCCATGCTGCGCGGCCTGATTTCTACTGTGACACTGTCGGCGGATGCGGGCAATACGGGGATGCTTGATCCTTATAATATTTACAGCGGCGATCCGGATGAGGCGAATGAACTGGCCATCAATGTCATCACGGAAATGTTTCAGTACAGTTCCAATTCCATGGAATATACGGCTCTTTTAGAGGCGGCAAACAGGATGTCGGAAGATACGTCCGGGAAGAAGCCGTCCCTGATGCGGCTTTCAGAAATATTGGAGGAGTTTGATCCGGAAGATGATCTGTATAAACCGGCGAGGATGACGGCCAGACAGATCCGTCTGCGCAGATCTGCCGGAATGGCCAGGCTTCTGATCGGAGAAGGAGGGGAACAGACGATTTCTCTGGACAATCGTCTGAATATTTTGCAGATACAAAATCTGAAGCTGCCGTCTCCGGAGACGTCAAAGGCCGATTACACGACAGAGGAGAGTATTTCTACTGTGATTATGATGGTGCTTTCTCATTTTGCCAAGAAATTCGCGTTGATTAAGAGGAATGTTTTTTCCGTCATCTTATTTGACGAGAGCTGGGCGCTTGCCAAGACTACGGAAGGGGTTAAGATGTATGATTATCTGACCCGTATGGGCAGATCTCTGTATACGGGTTGCATTTTCAACGGCCATTCCGTGTTGGATCTTCCGACGGAGGCGATCAAAAATACGATCACCTATAAATTCTGTTTTTGCACGACAAATGAAAATGAGGCGGTCCGCATGTGCGAATATCTGGGTCTGGAGCCAAATGCGCAGAACAAGGCCGCGATCATGAACATGGGGAACGGAGAGTGCATGTTCCAGGATCTGGACAAACATGTGGGGATACTGCGGTTTGACGCCGTGTTTCAGGACATCATAGACGTGTTCTCCACGACGCCGAAAGCCAGGACGGATGAGACGGAAAACGATGTGCTGGAGGAAGAACGCACAGAGAAAGAAAGCGGGGAAGAAGCGGCGGCGCTGGAGATCGCGGATGCCGATATGGACTGGGAAGAGGGAATAAAAGATCCCGAAGAGACGGATTTGGACTTCGACCTCGATTTATCCGGATGGATGAAGGAAATGCCGAAGAAAGTACAGCTTATGGCAGTACCGACAGAAGAAGAAGAGATACCGCCGGAAGAAAAACAGGAGATACCTACACGGGAGGACGTGGAGGTCGATTATGAAAAGATCATGCGGGATATGACATACTTGTTGGTGAAGAGTTCAGTTGCCTTGAATTTCACATGGACAGGGACACGATCAGCTGGATTCTGA
- a CDS encoding TcpE family conjugal transfer membrane protein codes for MEHDKLTIYSYAKVWKVEKKIYNIGNIVFPVPIELWGGVYLISSAFCIYLLQKLFPVITVVPVVIRLGLLPYGIMYLMRKMKVDGKNPMKYLAGGIIYLAHDRYRYLERFMQHQGRTERLVLDWNCSRAYRKPLKEKRVRRKESTNV; via the coding sequence ATGGAACATGATAAACTGACGATTTACTCCTATGCGAAAGTATGGAAGGTTGAAAAGAAAATTTATAACATCGGCAACATTGTGTTTCCGGTGCCGATCGAGCTGTGGGGCGGCGTCTATCTCATTAGTTCGGCGTTTTGCATTTATCTGTTGCAGAAATTGTTTCCGGTTATCACAGTGGTACCGGTTGTCATCCGGCTTGGGTTACTTCCTTACGGCATCATGTATCTGATGAGAAAAATGAAGGTGGATGGAAAAAATCCCATGAAATATCTGGCAGGCGGCATCATATATCTGGCGCATGACAGGTACCGGTATCTGGAACGGTTTATGCAGCATCAGGGCAGGACAGAGCGTCTTGTCCTTGATTGGAATTGCAGCAGGGCATACAGAAAGCCGCTGAAGGAGAAAAGGGTACGGAGGAAGGAGAGCACGAATGTATAA
- a CDS encoding TcpD family membrane protein, translated as MERTKKMDAMDMRKTTDRKKIGRKLSTLFGMVLLTSLCWGNVVFATNYVEKFASGIFFENLLWAAIIAVIVVVFISGIKRNYVGVLVALIVGGIVIFFISNPSKIQEIGNVIGGAIFG; from the coding sequence ATGGAGAGAACAAAGAAAATGGATGCGATGGATATGAGGAAAACAACGGATAGAAAGAAAATCGGAAGGAAATTATCGACTCTGTTTGGCATGGTACTGCTGACTTCCCTGTGCTGGGGGAACGTCGTCTTTGCGACAAACTATGTGGAGAAATTTGCCAGCGGCATCTTTTTCGAAAATCTCTTATGGGCTGCAATTATTGCTGTTATTGTCGTTGTTTTTATCTCCGGCATTAAAAGAAATTATGTGGGAGTGCTTGTGGCGCTCATTGTAGGCGGGATCGTGATATTTTTTATTTCCAATCCAAGTAAGATCCAGGAGATCGGAAATGTGATCGGCGGCGCAATCTTTGGCTGA
- a CDS encoding conjugal transfer protein: MRKQEDETTQKKKKERAKKAKRERQPRKRSEVYVMRKNTVMRIMRISLWTMLLFIFVQGVRVCIQKDSTEQAQAIIRDFRREFSDYKDDNEEIMGFAQNFAREYLTYEKRQESDYARRIMPYVSKEIYGRAGDLMNFAGKTMAIYVKAYRKESYAEDQYDVYVLSAVEYEREVTSEKDGETETDTILQTQSITLKIPIYSDRGRYVVEGIPVIVNDRIGIENYSAPAYSGTTIIDSRVDAVREAVTSFLTAYYEQDQNVIEYYLTKDADRAKFQGLSGTYRFGSLESMNCYDTDSGILCLVEFTVTDVESGSELLQSLNVSVTADGDKYYIKDMNTKTGHL; the protein is encoded by the coding sequence ATGAGAAAACAGGAAGATGAGACAACACAGAAAAAGAAAAAAGAACGGGCAAAAAAAGCAAAGCGGGAAAGGCAGCCACGAAAGCGGTCGGAAGTGTATGTGATGCGGAAGAATACGGTAATGCGGATCATGCGCATCTCTCTTTGGACGATGCTCCTTTTTATCTTTGTACAGGGGGTCAGAGTTTGTATTCAGAAAGACTCAACGGAACAGGCACAGGCGATCATCCGTGATTTCAGAAGGGAGTTTTCCGACTATAAAGATGACAATGAAGAGATCATGGGATTTGCTCAGAACTTTGCCAGGGAATATCTGACCTATGAGAAAAGGCAGGAAAGTGATTATGCCAGACGAATCATGCCGTATGTAAGTAAAGAGATATACGGCCGGGCCGGCGACCTGATGAATTTTGCGGGAAAAACAATGGCAATATATGTGAAGGCTTACCGGAAGGAGAGTTATGCCGAAGATCAGTACGATGTATATGTGCTGTCTGCAGTGGAGTATGAGCGGGAAGTGACGTCCGAGAAGGACGGAGAGACGGAAACAGACACGATCCTGCAGACGCAGTCGATAACATTGAAGATCCCTATTTACAGTGACAGGGGAAGGTATGTGGTGGAAGGGATACCGGTCATCGTCAATGACAGGATCGGAATCGAGAATTACAGTGCGCCGGCGTATTCCGGGACGACGATCATCGACAGCCGCGTCGATGCGGTCAGGGAGGCTGTTACGAGTTTCCTGACGGCATATTATGAGCAGGATCAGAATGTGATCGAGTATTACCTGACAAAGGACGCGGACCGGGCAAAGTTTCAGGGCCTGTCAGGAACCTACAGGTTTGGCAGCCTGGAGAGCATGAACTGCTATGATACGGACAGCGGGATCTTATGTCTCGTGGAATTTACGGTGACGGATGTGGAAAGCGGCAGTGAGCTTTTGCAGAGTCTGAACGTTTCGGTAACTGCCGATGGCGATAAATATTATATCAAAGACATGAACACAAAAACGGGACATTTGTAG
- a CDS encoding FtsK/SpoIIIE domain-containing protein, with amino-acid sequence MKGAEKELNRLLEEMLIGICKAVKAIFVGIFRGIKKLNSLKKFLLFFGFCILAVLTTLLLKDQILQIRVPVFVRYILYYALLTFPLIVLFVLGSIRPAGRKEFEAAFTEIDFKGKDGRYPYLCETKEEDKKRIYIFQSNIPVEEWRNRKALLETAFDCTILKIENGNSKRIVRVTTLPSDFRIPEKIDWQDALIRESSGVITVGKSALSEITFDLNRVPHVLAAGETRSGKSVILRLILWQFINQGSRVYMFDFKGGVEFGIDYEQYGEVVTERKRALQVLTMLEEENAQRLTLFRNMRVKNIVEYNKKTGKNLCRVGVFCDELAEMMDKKGSSKEQKELMEKIEGKISTLARLSRATGINLILGMQRPDANVLTGQIKNNIPVRISGRFADKTASEIVLGSTDACNIPDIKGRFICKVGNEMQQFQAYYFDDETMLKDVSVEVGGMLTGTPGDVSEKAFAEVPAGKSERAPKPTQKAEENPQPVSNPYEGMSEEEFEKEKAAMDEYDLNLDFFG; translated from the coding sequence ATGAAAGGCGCGGAAAAAGAGTTGAATCGACTGCTGGAAGAGATGCTGATCGGAATCTGTAAAGCAGTGAAAGCAATTTTCGTCGGGATATTCCGTGGGATTAAAAAGCTGAACAGTCTGAAAAAGTTTCTCCTGTTTTTCGGTTTCTGTATTCTTGCCGTTCTTACAACTCTGTTACTCAAAGATCAGATATTACAGATTCGGGTTCCCGTCTTTGTCAGATATATTTTATATTATGCACTGCTTACTTTCCCGCTGATTGTTCTGTTTGTGCTGGGAAGCATACGGCCAGCCGGGCGTAAAGAGTTTGAGGCGGCGTTTACAGAGATCGACTTTAAGGGCAAGGACGGACGATACCCGTATCTGTGTGAGACAAAGGAAGAGGATAAAAAACGGATTTATATCTTTCAGAGCAATATTCCGGTTGAGGAATGGCGGAACAGAAAAGCGTTGCTGGAGACGGCGTTTGACTGTACGATTCTGAAGATCGAGAACGGAAACAGTAAAAGGATCGTCAGGGTGACGACGCTTCCCAGCGATTTCCGGATACCGGAAAAGATCGACTGGCAGGATGCGCTGATCAGGGAAAGCTCCGGCGTCATTACGGTCGGAAAAAGCGCGCTTTCGGAGATCACATTTGACTTGAACAGAGTGCCGCATGTGCTTGCCGCCGGGGAGACAAGATCCGGAAAGTCCGTGATTCTGCGGTTGATTCTGTGGCAGTTTATCAATCAGGGCAGCCGCGTGTATATGTTTGATTTTAAGGGTGGGGTAGAATTCGGCATCGATTATGAACAGTATGGCGAAGTCGTCACAGAGAGAAAGAGAGCCTTGCAGGTCCTGACAATGCTGGAAGAAGAAAATGCGCAGAGACTGACGCTGTTTCGAAATATGCGGGTGAAAAATATCGTGGAGTACAACAAAAAGACCGGGAAGAACCTCTGCCGTGTCGGGGTGTTCTGCGACGAACTGGCGGAGATGATGGATAAAAAAGGATCTTCGAAAGAGCAAAAAGAGCTGATGGAGAAAATAGAAGGAAAGATATCCACCCTGGCAAGGCTCTCCAGAGCGACAGGAATCAATCTGATACTCGGTATGCAGCGGCCGGATGCCAATGTATTAACGGGGCAGATCAAGAATAACATACCTGTCCGTATTTCCGGAAGGTTTGCGGATAAGACGGCCTCCGAGATCGTCCTGGGAAGTACGGATGCCTGCAATATACCGGATATTAAAGGCCGGTTTATCTGTAAAGTCGGAAATGAGATGCAGCAGTTTCAGGCGTACTATTTTGACGATGAAACGATGTTAAAGGATGTTTCTGTAGAGGTTGGCGGTATGCTCACGGGCACGCCAGGCGATGTTTCCGAAAAGGCGTTTGCGGAAGTGCCCGCAGGGAAAAGCGAACGTGCTCCGAAACCTACACAGAAGGCAGAAGAGAATCCGCAGCCGGTTAGCAATCCTTATGAAGGGATGAGCGAAGAAGAGTTTGAGAAGGAAAAAGCCGCTATGGACGAATATGATCTGAATCTGGACTTTTTTGGGTGA